A window of the Streptomyces griseochromogenes genome harbors these coding sequences:
- a CDS encoding ATP-binding protein yields the protein MTEGRPPTAGSAALWERDAEIATVTQALDVLCADQSSAGSLLVFRGEAGLGKTALLNETRRMAERRGETLRSVPFNVVRQLLQPALLSLLPEEAREYLGDWYEIAGPALGIVDPGEGSADPQYVCDGLVAAVRRLARREWPLVLLIDDAHWADQETLRWLAAFAERLDDLSVLIVVARRPGEVSGDSARHLEAVAAAGRPVNNLIALTPQATAGITRASVGRHADDPFCREVWAVTGGNPYDTVELLAKVQDSELQPVEGRAGELRALNRSARGGGLVDRLKGLGIEATRFAWAAAILGTGISADLVARLASMNPDIAERCAELLCTARILTEPDPAGGAETDDGELEFVHPLIATAVYNSIPPGVCTAMHGVAAQILTETGHGAAEASRHLLKVHPDDDEELVEQLREAAREHLAVGAPDAARRCLERALLEPPVPEVHARVLYELGCATLLTAPATTIDHLQNALAMPGLDGAERVDAVFRLSQALLHNDQLEEAVRTVEAEAARHEPGPARMRLQAVQYMWEGIYAGEATSPDRSERLAELARTCTGQDNAERALLILRGFDAMTHGESAEEVVELCDRALVNGRLAPGLGWTDTEWGIELLLMLSNAYAFADRLDRAEALYTEALRTYETAQWTGGHLALAHAYVGFGHRRRGRLREAETSLREGLRLAERVGRGLPLYWTATCNLVDTLLARGQVGEAWSIAEQYGFIPPYPSTIVLPDPRSVRGRLLLAVGRVDDAINELEAAGKAAAVRGHHNPVMVPWMVDLARALATRDPARAAQLAGDARRQAERFGTDTAIGEALRCAAALESGPRAVHLASQAVAYLEASPCQYEHAAARVEYGIAARSVAELNRGLALARSCGADGLVNQAREVLEKGRGLR from the coding sequence ATGACGGAGGGACGGCCGCCGACGGCCGGCTCGGCTGCCCTGTGGGAGCGGGACGCGGAGATCGCCACCGTCACACAGGCGCTCGACGTCCTGTGCGCCGATCAGTCGTCCGCGGGCAGCCTGCTGGTCTTCCGGGGCGAGGCCGGACTCGGCAAGACCGCGCTGCTGAACGAGACGCGTCGCATGGCCGAGCGCCGCGGCGAGACTCTGCGGTCCGTCCCGTTCAACGTGGTGCGGCAGCTGCTGCAGCCCGCGCTGCTCTCCCTCCTGCCGGAGGAGGCCCGCGAGTATCTCGGCGACTGGTACGAGATCGCCGGCCCGGCCCTCGGCATAGTGGACCCCGGAGAGGGCAGCGCCGACCCCCAGTACGTCTGCGACGGACTCGTCGCGGCCGTGCGCCGGCTCGCCCGCCGCGAGTGGCCGCTGGTGCTGCTCATCGACGACGCGCACTGGGCCGACCAGGAGACCCTGCGCTGGCTGGCCGCGTTCGCCGAGCGCCTGGACGACCTGTCCGTGCTGATCGTGGTCGCCCGGCGCCCGGGCGAGGTGAGCGGCGACAGCGCCCGCCACCTCGAGGCGGTGGCCGCCGCGGGCCGCCCCGTCAACAACCTGATCGCCCTCACCCCGCAGGCCACCGCCGGAATCACCCGCGCCTCGGTCGGCCGGCACGCCGACGACCCGTTCTGCCGCGAGGTCTGGGCGGTCACCGGAGGCAACCCCTACGACACCGTCGAGCTCCTCGCCAAGGTGCAGGACAGCGAACTCCAGCCGGTCGAGGGCCGGGCCGGCGAACTGCGCGCCCTGAACCGTTCCGCCCGCGGCGGCGGCCTGGTCGACCGGCTCAAGGGACTCGGCATCGAGGCCACCCGGTTCGCCTGGGCCGCCGCCATCCTCGGCACCGGCATCTCCGCCGACCTGGTCGCCCGGCTCGCCTCCATGAACCCCGACATCGCCGAGCGCTGCGCCGAACTGCTGTGCACCGCCCGCATCCTCACCGAACCCGACCCGGCGGGCGGCGCCGAGACGGACGACGGCGAGCTGGAGTTCGTCCACCCGCTGATCGCCACCGCCGTCTACAACTCCATTCCGCCCGGTGTGTGCACCGCCATGCACGGCGTCGCCGCGCAGATCCTCACCGAGACGGGACACGGCGCCGCCGAGGCCTCCCGGCATCTGCTGAAGGTGCACCCGGACGACGACGAGGAACTCGTCGAGCAGCTGCGTGAGGCAGCCCGCGAGCACCTGGCCGTGGGCGCGCCCGACGCGGCCCGCCGCTGTCTGGAACGCGCCCTGCTCGAACCGCCGGTGCCCGAGGTCCACGCGCGCGTGCTCTACGAACTGGGCTGCGCCACCCTCCTGACCGCGCCCGCGACCACCATCGACCACCTGCAGAACGCGCTCGCCATGCCCGGCCTCGACGGCGCGGAACGCGTCGACGCCGTCTTCCGCCTCTCCCAGGCCCTGCTCCACAACGACCAGCTGGAGGAGGCCGTCCGCACCGTCGAGGCCGAGGCCGCCCGGCACGAGCCCGGCCCCGCCCGGATGCGGCTGCAGGCGGTGCAGTACATGTGGGAGGGCATCTACGCGGGCGAGGCCACCTCACCCGATCGCTCCGAGCGCCTCGCCGAACTCGCCCGGACCTGCACCGGCCAGGACAACGCCGAGCGCGCGCTGCTGATACTGCGCGGTTTCGACGCCATGACCCACGGCGAGAGCGCCGAGGAGGTCGTCGAGCTGTGCGACCGCGCGCTCGTCAACGGCCGGCTTGCACCGGGACTCGGCTGGACCGACACCGAGTGGGGCATAGAACTCCTGCTGATGCTGTCCAACGCGTACGCCTTCGCCGACCGGCTCGACCGGGCCGAGGCCCTGTACACCGAAGCCCTGCGCACCTACGAGACCGCCCAGTGGACCGGCGGCCACCTCGCACTGGCCCACGCCTACGTGGGGTTCGGACACCGCAGGCGAGGACGGCTCAGGGAGGCCGAGACGTCCCTGCGCGAGGGGCTGCGCCTGGCCGAGCGCGTCGGCCGCGGCCTGCCCCTGTACTGGACCGCCACCTGCAACCTCGTCGACACCCTGCTCGCCCGCGGCCAGGTCGGCGAGGCGTGGTCGATCGCCGAACAGTACGGATTCATCCCGCCCTACCCGTCCACGATCGTGCTGCCGGACCCGCGCTCCGTGCGCGGCCGGCTGCTGCTTGCGGTCGGCCGCGTCGACGACGCGATCAACGAACTGGAGGCGGCGGGGAAGGCGGCTGCCGTACGCGGCCACCACAACCCGGTGATGGTCCCCTGGATGGTCGACCTCGCCCGGGCCCTCGCCACCCGGGACCCGGCCCGCGCCGCCCAGCTCGCCGGTGACGCCCGCCGCCAGGCCGAGCGGTTCGGTACGGACACCGCCATCGGCGAGGCCCTGCGCTGCGCGGCCGCCCTGGAGTCCGGCCCGCGCGCGGTACACCTCGCCTCCCAGGCCGTCGCCTATCTGGAAGCCTCGCCCTGTCAGTACGAACACGCGGCCGCCCGGGTCGAGTACGGCATCGCGGCCCGCTCGGTCGCCGAACTCAACCGGGGTCTGGCGCTCGCCCGTTCGTGCGGTGCGGACGGGCTGGTGAACCAAGCGCGGGAGGTGCTGGAGAAAGGGCGGGGGCTGAGGTAG